The genomic interval CCGCTCGGCCCGCAGGGTGCGGCCGTCGACCTCGACCGTCTCGCCCTCGACCGGCACGTGGCCGAGCAGGCTGTAGACGAGGCCGCCGACCGTGTCCCAGTCGCCCTCGGGCAGCTCGGAGTGGAGCAGGTCGTTCAGCTCGTCGATCGACATGCGGGCGTTGACCCGCACGTCGCCGCCGGGGAGGGGCTCGACCAGCGGGTCCTCGACGTCGAACTCGTCGACGATCTCGCCGACCAGCTCCTCGATGAGGTCCTCGAGGGTGACCAGGCCGGCCGTGCCGCCGTACTCGTCGACGACGATCGCCATGTGGAACTTCTCGGCCTGCATCTCCCTCAGCAGCTCGGCCACCCGCTTGGTCTCGGGCACGAACTGGGCCGGGCGCTGCAGCTCCCGCACCTCGAGGTCGCCCCGACCGTCCCGTTCGGCCCGCATCAGGTCCTTCGCGTACACCAATCCGACGATGTCGTCGATCCCCTCGCCGTACACGGGCAGCCGGCTGTAGCCGTTGAGGATGACGACCTCCATCACGTCGGCGATCTTGAACGAGGCGGCGACGCTGATCATGTCCGGCCGGGGGACCATCACCTCCCGGGCGACGGTGTCGCCGAACTCGATGATCGACTCGATCAGCGCCCGCTCCTCGTCCTCGATGACCTCGGCCTCGGCGGCCACGTCGGCGAAGGCCAGCAGCTCCTCCTCGGTGACGGTCGGCCCGGCCGAGCGGCCCCGGCCGGGGAGGAGGACGTTCGAGATGCCGATGAGCAGCCGGGTCAGCCACCGCAAGGGCGGGAACCCGGCGACGGCGCCGACCACGGGTGCGACGGCCGCCGCGGCGCGAGGCGTGTGCTGGAGCGCGTACGTCTTCGGGGCGGCCTCGCCGACCACGTAGATCACGAGCAGCTCGGCCAGCGCGGCCACCGCCACCCACCCGGCGCCGAAGCGGTTCTCGACCACGACGGCCACGACCGTGGCGATGGCCAGGTGGCAGAGCAGCACGAGCAGGAGGACCGGGTTCAGCACCCGCTCGGGGTGGTCGAGCAGGCGGCGCAGGGTGGACGCCCCCCGCACCCCCTCCTCCTCCATGGACGACGCCTTGGCCCTGGTGATGTGGGTGAGGCTGGTCTCGGCCAGGGCCATCACGATCGCCGCGCCGAGCAGGACGACGACGGCGACGACGGCGAGGATCTCCGCGCCGCTCACCCGTCCCCCTCGCCCCGGTGGAAGCGGGCCAGGAGGTCGCTCTCCTCGGCCTGCATGGCGGCCGCCTCGTCGGGCTCGGCGTGGTCCTGGCCGAGCACGTGGAGCACGCCGTGGACGACGAGCAGGGCCAGCTCGTCCTCGTAGGTCACCCCGTGCTCGCCGGCGTTGCGGCGGGCCACGGCCGGGCAGATGACGACGTCGCCGAGCAGGATCGGGGCGTCGGCCGGTTCGAGCGGCTCACGGTCGGGCCCGGTCGTGCCCGCGTCGGGCCACCGCCCGGGCTCGCTCCAGCCCTCGTCGATCGGGAAGGCGAGCACGTCCGTGGGCCCGTCCTCCCCCATGAACCGCTGGTTCAGCCCGGCCATCGTCGCCTCGTCCACGAAAAGGAGGGACAGCTCGGCGTCGCCCCGCACGCCCTTGGCCTCGAGCACGGCGCGGGCGAGGTCGCTCCAGCGCCCGGGGTCGACGGGCTCGGCGTCCTGCTCGTCGGCGGCGAAGACCTCCAGGGTGCCGTCGTCGGGCCCCTGGCGGCGGCGTGGTGGCGGGGTGGAGCGGGTCACCCGCGGTCACCGCCCGCGCCGGCCGCGCCCGCCCGTTCGTAGGCGTCGACGATCTGTTGGACGATGTGGTGGCGCACCACGTCGCGGCTGGTCAGGTGCACGAACGTGAGGCCGTCGATGCCGGTGAGGACCCGCTCGAGGTTGCCGAGCCCGCTGCGGCCGCCGGGGACGTCGACCTGGGTGGTGTCGCCGGTGACCACGGCCTTCGAGCCGAACCCGATCCTCGTGAGGAACATCTTCATCTGCTCGGGGGTCGTGTTCTGGGCCTCGTCGAGGATGATGAAGCTGCCGTTCAGGGTGCGGCCCCGCATGAAGGCGAGCGGCGCCACCTCGACGGTCCCCCGCTCGATGAGCCGGCTGGCGCCCTCGGTCCCGACCATGTCGTGCAGGGCGTCGTAGAGGGGGCGCAGGTAGGGGTCGATCTTCGCCATGAGGTCGCCGGGGAGGAACCCGAGGCGCTCGCCGGCCTCCACGGCCGGCCGGGTGAGGATGATGCGGTCGACCTGGCGGGCCTGGAGGGCCTGGACGGCCATGGCGACGGCCAGCCAGCTCTTGCCGGTGCCGGCCGGGCCGAGGCCGAAGGTGATGACGTTGTCCCGGATGGCGTCGACGTAGCGCTTCTGCCCGCTCGACTTGGGCCGGACGGTCCGCCCCTTGGCGGCCCGCAGCACCTCGGCGGTGAGCACCTCGGAGGGCCGCTCGTCGGCCTTCACCATGTCGATCGTGCGGTTCACGTTGGCCGGGTCGAGGGCGTGGCCGGACTGGAGCAGGGTGACCAGCTCCTCGAACAGCCGGGCCACCTTGGCGGCGTCGTCCCCCTCGACGGTGATCTCGTTGCCCCGCACCAGGATGTGGGCGTCGAAGGCCGCCTCGACGAGTCGCAGGAGCTCGTCTCGATGACCGAGCAGGCCCACCATGAGGTGGTTGCCGGGGACGGTGATCTTGGCGGAGGTGGTGGGCACGGGCGATCGCAACGGTTGCGCAAAGGGTAGCCGGGCCGCTCGCGCTCGCGGTGGGACTTCCGTCCGTACGATCACCGCCCATGGTGGTGGCGGGATGAGCCTCGGGTCGGGCCCCGGGTTCGTGGAGCGGCTGGAGCGGTGGGCGGCCGAGGCGCGGGTCACCGAGGCGGCGTCGGCCAGGGCGAGGGAGCGGTGGCTGCGCCAGCAGGCGGGCGAGGACGCGACCGTGGTCGGTACCCTCGTCGACCTGGCCGAGCGGGAGGCGACCGTGGTGGTGCGGACCCGGGAGGGGCGCCGCCACCGGGGCCGGGTGACGGCGGTGGCCGCCGACTTCGTCGTGGTCGCCCCCGACACCGGCGGCGTCGTGCTGGTGGCGGCCCGGTCGCTGGCGACGTTCTCCGAGGCGGGGCCGGGCGGCGGCCGGCCGGCGGGTGGGGACCGGCCCCCTGCGGTCGACGTCACCCTGGCCGTGGCGCTCGCCGGCCTGGCCGCCGAGCGGCCGGCGGTGGCGGTGGTCGCCGCCGGCGTGGGCGAGCCGGTCAGGGGCGACCTGGTGGGCGTGGGCGTCGACCTGCTCACCGTCCGGCCCGACGGCGCCCCCCGCTCCCCCGTCCACGTGCCCGTCGCGGCCGTCGCCGAGGTCGCCGTCCTCGACGACGTGTGAGCGGGCCGCGGGGCGGGCAGTCCCTCGGGATGCCGCGCCGCCTCGCCGCCTCCCTCCTCGTCGCCGCCCTCGCGCTCGCCGCCTGCTCCGGCGACGGCGACAGCGACGGCGACGGCGGCGACGGCGGCACCGCGGCCGGCGAGACCAGCTCGTCGTCGGCCACCACCGAGGCGACCTCGACCAGCGCGGCGGCCGGCGACGCCGCCGTCCCGGCGTCGGCCTGCGAGCTCGTCCCCACCGACGCCGTGAACGAGGCGACCGGCCTGACCCTCGGGCCCGGTGCCGACATCGGCGACGAGCGGCGGGCCGTGTGCGCGTTCAACGCCACCGAGTCGGGCGGGGTCGGGGTGACGGTCGGGATCGAGGCCGGCGGCCGCTTCGACGAGAAGGCCGAGTCGTCGCGCAACGCGCTCGGGGTCGACGGCGAGGCCGTCGAGGACCTCGGCGACGAGGCGCTGTTCTTCTACAGCGACGAGGACGCGCCCGAGGGGCTCGGCGGCGTGCTGGTCGGCATCGGGGAGCTGACCGTCGACGTCACCGTCCAGGGCGCCGGCGACGAGGACGCCACCCGCGAGGCCTCGGTCGCCATCGCCCGGATGGCGGCCGAGGAGCTGTAGCCGCTACTCGCCGGGCACCCGCTCGGCCGGCCGGCCCCCGACCGTCTCGGGGTACAGGTGCTCGAGCGTCCCTGGCTGGATGCGGCACGACTCGATGAACTCGTCGACCTCGGACTCCTTCAGCCGGATCACCCGCCCGAACCGGTAGGCCGGCAGCTGGCCCTCGTCGATGAAGCGGTAGAGCGTCCTCGAGGTGATGCCCAGGCGGTGGGCGGCCTCGGCCGTGCTCAGCCACACGATGGGGTTCGAAGCCATCGCCGGAGATGCTACAACCGATCTCTTACCGTTTCACGGACCGACGACCCCTCCGGTGTGAGGCCCGTCCCCGGGCGCGATCGATCCCGCTCCGGCTGCGCGCCGCCGCCCGACCCGGTCTACGGTCCGCCCGAGGCCCGGTGGGGATGCCGGGCCGACTGGGGGCCCCGTGGACCGATCGCCGTCCCGTCACCGCCGCAGCCGCCGCGCCGCCGCCCTGGTCGCCTGGTCCCTCGCGCTCGCCCCTGCGGTCGCGTCCGCCGGCGGTACCGGCCCGATCGTGCGGGTCAGCCTCGACCTCCGGGGCGGCGACGCGGACGCGGTCAGCGAGCACCCCCGCCTGAGCGCCGACGGCCGCGCCGTCGTGTTCACCTCCCGGGCCTCGGACCTGGTGCCGGGCGACCGCCAGGGCCACGCCGACGTGTTCCTCCGCGACCTCGGGCGGGGCACGACCACGAGGGTGAGCGTCGACCGGCGGGGCGGCGACCCGAACGACGACAGCGTCGACGCGTCGGTGAGCGCCGACGGCCGGCGCGTGGCGTTCACGTCGTACGCGTCGGACCTGGTGGCGAGCGACACGAACGGCGCTTCCGACGTGTTCGTGCGGGACCTGCCGGCCGGGACGACGACCAGGGTCAGCGTCGACACCGCCGGCGGCGAGCCGAACGGCGCCAGCGACCTCCCGTGGATCAGCGCCGACGGCCGCTACGTCGCCTTCACGTCCCTCGCCTCGGACCTCATGGCCGGCGACGGCAACCACGCCGGCGACGTGTTCCTCCGCGACCTCGTGGCCGGGACGACGACGAGGGTGAGCGTCGACGTCGCCGGCGGGGACGCCGACGGCCCGAGCTACGACCCGACGGTGAGCGCCGACGGCCGCCACGTGGCGTTCACGTCCTTCGCCACCGACCTGGTGGGCGGGGACGCCAACGGCGCGTGGGACGTGTTCCTCCGCGACGTCGTGGCCGGGACGACCACGCGGGTGAGCGTGGACGCCGCCGGGGGCGACGCCGGCGCCGACAGCTTCGCCACCTCGCTCAGCGCCACCGGTCGCTACGTGGCGTTCTTCTCGTCGGCCGCCGACCTCGTCGCGCCGGACCCGAACGGGGCGATCGACGTGTTCCTGCGCGACGTGGTCGCCGGCACGACGACCCGGATCAGCGACGACGCCGCCGGCGGGCCGGCCGACGGCCCCAGCTTCTCGGCGTCGGTGAGCGCCACCGGCCGCTACGTCGCCTTCTACTCCCAGGCGACCGACCTCGCCGGGGCGGACGCCAACCGCACCGACGACGTGTTCGTGCGGGACGTGCCGGCGGCGAGCACGGTGCGCGTGAGCGTCGACCTGGCCGGCGGCGACCCGGACGGGCTCAGCGTGTCGCCGTCGCTCGACGCGTCCGGCCGGGTCGTGGCGTTCTCGTCGTGGGCGAGCGACCTGGTCGCCGGCGACGGCAACGGGGTCTCGGACGTGTTCCTCGTCGACCTGCGCTGACCGGCCGCGGCGCCGCGCCGATCCGGCGCGTCGTGCGTTATCGTGATTTCTCGTTCTCCTTCGTGGCCGGCCACACCGGGGAGAAGTTGCAGTCCGCGATCAGTTTGGCCCCAGAGGCGGCCGGGGAAGGGTGCGCTCCGTGGCGGGAACCACACGGACGGCGGAAGCCGTCATAAGCGACGGGACGGCGCGCGCCGGCGGGAACGGCACGAGGAGGACGATCAGGGGCCGGCGGGCCCTCCCCGGTGGGCGGGCGGTCCTCGGCGGCCTGCTCGTGGCGGTCGCCGCCGTCGGCACGTTCGCGGCGTACGGGAACGCCACCGCCGGCCCGTCGACCTCGTACGCGGTCGCCACGGCCGACCTCCCGGCCGGGCACCGGGTCGAGCCGGCCGACCTGGAGCTGCGGCGGATGGACCTGCCGGCCAGCGTGGCCGGGCGGGCGTTCACGTCGGCCGACGCCGTGGTCGGCGCCGTCACCCTGGCCCCGCTCGCGGCCGGGGAGCTCGTCCAGGCCGGCGCGCTCGTCCCGCCGGGCGGCGCGCCGGCGCCGGCGGCCGAGCTCTCCTTCGCCGTCCCCGTCGACCGGGCCGTGAACGGCACCCTGCGCCCCGGCGAGCGGGTCGACGTCCTCGCCACCTACGGCACCGGCGGGGCGGCGCACACGATGGTCGTCGTCCGGGGCGCGCTGCTGCTGGCCGACGACGAGGGCGAGCAGGCCATCGGGGCCAGCACCCGCGTGCTCACCCTCGCCCTCGAGGACCCCGACGACGTCGTCCGGGTCACCCACGCCGTGCGGGCCGGCGAGGTCACCGTCGTCCGGGCGACGACGGCGTCGGGCGCCACCGGGACCATCGACGACTACCGCCCCGGAGAGGACGGCTGATGGCCGCCGAGCGCTTCGTCGTCCTCGGCCTGGCGCCGGCCCGCGCCGCCTGGTTCACGACGGTGGCCCGGTGGTCGACGGCCGCCGCCCTGCCCGTCGAGTTCGTGAAGTGCCTGTCGCAGGAGGAGGTGCGGGCCCGGCTCGCGTCCGGCCGGCCGTGGTCGGCGCTGCTGGTCGACGCGGCCACGCCCGGGCTCGACCGCGACCTCGTCGCCGCGGCTCGCTCGGCCGGCGCCGTCGTCCTCGTCGTCGACGCCGGCACGGCGCGCGACTGGCGGGGCCTCGGCGCCGCCGCCGTCCTCCCGCCGGGGTTCGGCCGCGGCGAGCTGCTGGCCGCCCTCGAGGCCGAGGCCCGCCCGGTCGGCGCCGCCGACGCCGTCCCCGCGCCGGGCCGGGGCGCCGACCCCCAGCCGGCCGCCTGGCGGGGGCGCCTGGTCACCGTCGTCGGCAGCGGCGGCACGGGCGCGTCGACCGTGGCCATGGCCGTCGCCCAGGGCCTGGCCGCCGACGTCCGCCACGCCGGCGTCCTCCTCGCCGACCTCGCCCTCCGGGCCGACCAGGCCGTCCTCCACGACGCGGGCGACGTCGTCCCCGGCGTGCAGGAGCTGGTGGAGGCCCACCGCACCGACCGCCTCTCGCCGTCGGCCGTGCGGGACCTCGCCTTCGAGGCGCCCGACCGCGGCTACTCGCTGCTGCTCGGCCTGCGCCGTCAGCGGGACTGGGCCGCGCTGCGCCCGCGGGCGGTGGACGCGGCGATCGACGGGCTGCGCCGGGCCTACGGCGTGGTCGTGGCCGACGCCACCGGCGACGTCGAGGGCGAGGCCGAGTGCGGCTCGATGGAGGTCGAGGAGCGCAACCTGCTGGCCAGGACGGCCGTGCGCGAGGCCGACGCCGTCGTCGCCGTCGGCCGCCCCGGCGTCACCGGCCTTCGGCACCTCGTCGCCCTCGTCGCCGCAGTGGTCGCTGCGGGCGCGTCGCCCGACCGGGTGCTCTCGGTCGTCAACCGGGCCCCGAGGAGCCCGCGGGCAAGGGCCGAGCTGGCCCGGGCCCTCGCCGACCTGGGCGGCGACACCCCGCCCACCGCCGGCCCGCTGTTCCTGCCCGACGTCCGCCGCCTGGACGAGCTCCAGCGCGACGCCGCTCCGCTGCCGTCGGCGTGGGCCAGGTCGGCGGCGGCCGCCGTCGACGCCGTCCTCCGCCGGGTCACCCCCGCGATCGCGGCGGACGATGACGAGCCGGTCCGGGTGGCGCCCGGGTCGCTCGGGCGGTGGGCCGGCGAGGAGGCGATGTCGGGGTGAGCGCGGACGACGTCTCCCCGCTCGTCGAGATCGAGCGGGCCGTGCAGGCGCGGGCCAAGGACATCTCCCTCGACATGGGCGACCCGAGCGGCCGGGCCAAGCTGCGGGCGCTGGTGGACGAGGAGGTGGCCCGGTGGGACGCCGACCACCGGCGCGGCCTGCGGGCCTTCGCCGTCGCCGACCCCGACCTCGTCGCCGAGCGGGCCCACCGCAACCTCGCCGGGTACGGCCCGCTCGAGCCGCTCCTGGCCGACGACGACGTCTGGGAGATCATGGTCAACGCCCCCGACGGTACGTTTGACCTGTACCATGTCAACCATGCAACGGAGCGCCGCGGTCTACTGCCGGATCAGCCGGGATGCCGAAGGCGAGGGCCTCGGCGTCGCCCGCCAGGAGAAGGACTGCGTGGCCGAAGTCAAGCGCCGCGGCTGGACGCTCCACGAGGTCTACGTCGACAACGACCTCTCGGCCTACTCAGGAAAGCCGCGGCCGGCCTACTGCCGCATGATGGACGACGTGAAGAACGGCGTCGTGAACGCCGTCGTCGTGTGGGCGCCCGACCGGCTCCACCGCTCCACGCGGGAGCTGGAGGACTTCATCGACCTGGTCGACATCACCGGCTGCGCCATCGTTACGGTGAGTGCTGGTGTTGTCGACCTCACCGTCCCCGAGGGTCGGGCAATGGCACGGATCGTCGGGACGATGGCGAGGCAGGAGTCCGAGGTCAAGTCGCGGCGGCTGCGCAGGAAGGCGCTTGAACTTGCCGAGCGCGGCCGGGTGAGCGGAGGCGGGAACCGGCCCTTCGGGTTCAACGACGACCGACGCACCATCCGGGAGGACGAGGCCGAGCGCATCCGCGAGGCCGCCCGCCGCGTGCTGGCCGGGGACTCCCTCTACGCCATCACGGCCGACTGGACGGCCGCCGGTGTCCAGACCTCGACCGGTGTTCCGTGGTCCACGACGAGCCTCAAGTCGACGCTGACCCGCCCTCGTGTCGCCGGCCTGCGCGAGTACCACGGGACCGTGGTCGGCCAGGCCGAATGGCCGGCGATCCTCCCGGAAGAGACGTGGCGGGCAGTGTCGGCCATCCTCAACGACCCGTCACGGAGACGGACCCACCCCCGACGCGCCTACCTGCTGACCGGCGGCCTGTCGGTCTGCGGCGAATGCGGGGCGCCTCTGTCCGCAGCGCCTCGCCACGAGCGCACCGGCTACAAGCGTGCGTACGCCTGCAAGAAGGAGCGCCACGGCGGCTGCGGCGGCGTCTCGGTCTTGGCCGACTCGCTCGAGGAGCTGGTCGTGGATCTCGTGCTGGCCGCCTTCGACTCGCCCGAGTTCGTCGCCGCCGTGCGCCGTGCGGAGGCGGGGGGAGAGGACGAGGCCGTGCTCGCCTCGATCCGTGAGGACGAAGCCCGACTGGACGACCTCGGCCGAATGTGGGCCGACGGCCAGATCGACCAGCGCGGATGGGTGGCGGCCAGCGAGCGCATCAATGCCCGGCTCGTGGAGAGCCGAGCCCGTCTCGCCCGGATCGCCAAGCGTCCGGCGTCGGCCATCGGCGATCCTGCGGTGCTCCGGGCCGCTTGGCCGGACATGTCGCTTGACCGGCAGCGGTCCGTGATCGGGACCATCGTGAAGGCCGTCGTCCTCCACCGGGCCGACCGGCCCCGCACGCGGTTCAACCCTGATCGGGTCGAAATCCGCTGGCGGTACTGAGCGTCCACTTCTTCCGGCTCACGTCGGAACGCGGAGAGTTCCCGACGACGGGAACTTCGGACTATCCGGACACCGTTCCCGATGTCGGGAAGAATCTCGGCACCTTTCGGCCCGCCGTCGTGTCCGACTTCGACCGAGTTTCGGATTGATCCGAAACTCGGACATCAGGGACAGCCCCGGCGCAGGGATGATGCAGTGTGACCTCCTGACCCGAGTCGCGAGGCGGCCCCTCTCTCCGTTGGCAGCCGGAGAGAGGGGCCGGGGGAGCTAGTAGGAGTCGGTCACGACAGGAAGTCGCCCGCCATCGCCTCGTCGAAGCGATCACGGAGCCGTCCGTGACCCCGGCCGATGTCGGCGGCGAGCTGGTAGTACGCCGCGACGGTCGCCTCGCCGAGCAGGGAGTCAGTGTCCGGCCGGTCAAGGACGGTCATGGCCGCCCGCCGTGCTCGGCGAGCAGGGCGCGCACCGCTCGGACGGTCGTCACGATCGCCCCGGCGTCCTCGTCGCCCGGGCGCACCCTCAGGTCGAGCGAGTTGAGGATGGCCTCTTCGTCCGGCTCGCTGCGGAGGAAGGCGCCGACGGCGTCGAGCAGGTCGCTCGACGGCATGTGCCCGATGGCGGCGAAGTAGTCGAGCAGCGTCCCCGGCTCGCTCCCACGCTCCCGCACCCATGCGTTGTACCGGGCGGCTGCCGGTCGCTCGACCCGGGCGAGGGCGGCGTAGACCTCTGCCGCGTGGACGGCCAGGGCGAGTACCGATGGCCGCACGCGGCGGGCCGCGTCGATGTGCTCCGGCAGCGGTGACGGGCCGAGGCCGTCGTAGTCGGTCGGCGCGCCGGGCAGGTTGGTCGTGGTCACGATGCCTCCTCCATCCTTCCGAATAGGACGCCGTCACGAGCGGCCCGCAGGACGGCCCGGAGCAGTTCGACCCGGGCTTCCAGCGTCGGCAGGTCGTCCGGCGCGACGCGGCGCTTCTTCTTGGCGTAGTGGCCGACGTGCCAGCCGTGGTCGTCGCAGGGGTACCAGTGGATGCGCCCGCGCTGGCGGCCGGCCTTGTGGTCGGCGAGGCGCATCCGGAGGGCGACGATCTCGGCGTGGTGCTCGGTCGGGAACGCCTGCTTCGGGGTGCCGTCGGGGCACGTGCAGGACCGGGGCGGCGCTGCCGTCAGCGTCGCGGTCACTGGCCGCCCTCCTCGGGCAACGCCTCCACGGGCACGTAGCCGTCGTCGTGCCAGCGCACGACCGACACGTCTGCGGGCAGCAGGTCGCCGACGCACGCCCGCAAGTCGTCCGTCGTCGGCAGCCACGCCAGTACGGTCCCGGCCTGGAACGATTCGAGGACGCCTCGCATGAGCGAGACCACGTTGTTCACGTCGAGGTCGGCCGCCAGCGTGGCGAGTAGGCGGCGCATCGAATCGTCGTCCAGCGGGCGGAGGCCCCGGTTGAGGCAAGTGTCGGCCGGGGCCGCCTCGCGCTGCACCCACGCCGCCAGCAGGGCGAGGAGGCTGCGCCCGGTCAACGTCGCCTTCCACAGCCGCATCCGGGCTTCGCCGCTGAGCACCCCAACCACGTCGTTCGGGTCGTCCGGTGCGACCGGACCGCCGAAGTTCTCGGCGATCACGCCCTGCACGAGCGCCGCCCGGGTGTCGTACTCGTCTTGCCCTACCGCGTAGACGGCGTCGTAGGCGACGACCTCCCGCACCACCCCGGTGAGGTCGTCGAGGGCGCGGAACATCTCCGTCTCTAGCTCGACCGGCCAGTCCGCCCCATCGGGGAGGTTCCCGGAGAACACCGACGTGAAGGTGTCCCGGGCCTCGCCGACGGCCAGCGCCCACGACAGGAACGTGGGCAGGAGCGCCCGCCCGTCCTGCACGATGCCCTCGACCCGCTGGCGCAGCGCGTCGAGCACGGCCTGGTCCGGACGCCACTCGGCGCGGCGCCGCCGGTCGGCCTCCTCCACGACCTCGGCCGCCGCCATGACCTCCGCGAACGAGCGACCCGCCACGAGATCGGTGAACGCCGCTGCGACCTTCTCGGCCAGCGGCTCGCCTTCGTCGCACAGCGCCGGCAGGTGCTCGGCAACGCTGCCGTAGAGGTCGTCCCGGAACGCCGCTGCGATCTCTGACAGCGTTGCCGTGGTGACCGCAGCGGCGCCGCCCGAGACGGCGCTGGCGTTGTAGATGGCGACGAGCCGGAGCGCGGCGTCGTAATCCCCTTGGCGGCTGCGCTCGAGGAGCTGGTCGCCCTCGCGCACGAGCGCGGCCCGTGCACGGCGCCACGGCTTCGGGATGCTCGCCCGGTCGAAGCCGAACGGCGGGTAGGGCTTCGTAGTCGGGCCGACGCCGGACCAGGCGTCCGGGGGGCGGGGGGCTGTGGGGAGGCGGTCACGCCACGGCTCGGGCCAGTTGGGCGGCTCCTGACGGGCCATGACGCTGGCGCCGGCACCGAGGCCGGCGATGTACCGCGTCGATGGCGGCGGGTCGTCGCCGTAGCACGCCATGTAGGCGTCCGCGATGCCGAGGACCGCCGCGGCCATGAGCCGGCCCCTCTTGTCCGGGCCGTCGCCGTCCTCGGTGTCGGCGCCGTCCTCGTTGAGGGCGTCGATGGCGAGGCGGATCGCTCGGAGCAGCAACGGCTCCGGCTCCTTCGGCACGGGCGTGTCGCCGAGCGCCGACCCGGCCACGGCGTCGATCATCCGGATCGCCGTCGTGAAGTCGGGTGTATCCACCGGGGGTGTCGTCGGCTCTGAGTCACCGTGGTCGGCGGTCATCATCCTCTGGGCTCCTGCACGCTCAGGCGGCGGCTGGTGACCTCGTCGGCGGCCGGACCGGCGGTCGGGTTGACGAACTTCCCGCGCCGCACGCAGTCCACCCAGACCTCGAACGCCTCCTCCTCCGTCGCGTGCCAGAAGATGACCGCTCCGTCGGGTCCGACGAGGACGAGCAGCGGCGCCCCCTTCCAGCGCATGAGGACGACCCGGTACTGCGACAGCTCGGCGTCGCCAGCCGTGGCGAGGACTTCGCCCATCGGCTCCAGCGTCTCCCACGCCTCCTGCCCGAGCGGGACGTGGGCCGAGTAGTCGACGGTTTCGACCCACTCGCCGTCCGGCCCACCGGGACCGGGCATCTTGGCCGGCTTGCCGATGGCGGCCTGCGCGACGGCGGTGTCCACCGCGGCCTCCCATCCGCTCACGACGGCGACCTCCCTGCGAATGGCGAGCATGAGGGCCGCGTCGTCGGACACGCGGAAGGGACTGGTCGTGCCGGCCATGACGAGCGCCTTGGCGACGGCCCGCTCCACGAGCGTCCGCTGGTCGGCACGACCGCCGGTGACGGTCACGAGGACCGGCGTCACGCTGTCCTCGTCCTTGCCGTACTCCTCGGCGGCGAGCATCGCGCGGGCGCCGGCCGCCCACGTCACAACGGTGTGGACGGCGCTGTCGTCGCTCTCGCCGTACCGGTCAGCCAACTGCTCGCCGAGGTGGACGAGGACGGCGAGCACGTCACGTGCCGCCTCGTTGGCCGTGACCGCGGCCATCGGTTCGTTGTCCCGTTCGTCGCCCGTCGGGCGCGTCGGACTACCCTCTCCCATTGTCGAATGCCTCCGTGGTTGTTCGACAAAGGTCCGGCGTGGGGTTGCGCCCCCACGCCGGACCGCTTCGGTTTTGACCTGCCTCCTCGTGTCGGTTGGTCCGTATCAAGCCGAACCGGCCGCGACTCTACCGGTGCATGACGGGTCGTGCACAAGGGGGTTCGCGGCGTCCCTGTCCTACGTCACGTAGCGTCTCGGCCGTGGGTGAGAAGGTCGATGTCGCCGACCTCGTCGACGCTGCGATGATCGCCAGCCGCGTCGGCATAAGCCGGAGCGTCGTTTACAGCTGGACGACGCGGCATACCAGCTTCCCGCGCCCGGTCGCCACCTTCGGAACCGTGAAGCTGTGGCTCTGGCCGTCGGTCGAGGCGTGGCTGCGAGCGACCGGGCGGCTCGGCTCCGACTGACGTTTCCTTGCCGTCACCACTGGCCGCTCCGCCGATCTCCACGTGGAGAGAAGCGTTACGACTAACGCGTGGCGTTCTAAGGTGGGAAGCGTGAGCCGTAACCCCGCCTGCCCGAAGGGGCAGCTCTGTTGGCCGGACGACTACTTCGATCCTCACTGCGGGTCGTGCCACCGAGACGGCCACAGGGCGTGTAGCCACTGCGGAGCAT from Acidimicrobiales bacterium carries:
- a CDS encoding PhoH family protein — encoded protein: MPTTSAKITVPGNHLMVGLLGHRDELLRLVEAAFDAHILVRGNEITVEGDDAAKVARLFEELVTLLQSGHALDPANVNRTIDMVKADERPSEVLTAEVLRAAKGRTVRPKSSGQKRYVDAIRDNVITFGLGPAGTGKSWLAVAMAVQALQARQVDRIILTRPAVEAGERLGFLPGDLMAKIDPYLRPLYDALHDMVGTEGASRLIERGTVEVAPLAFMRGRTLNGSFIILDEAQNTTPEQMKMFLTRIGFGSKAVVTGDTTQVDVPGGRSGLGNLERVLTGIDGLTFVHLTSRDVVRHHIVQQIVDAYERAGAAGAGGDRG
- a CDS encoding helix-turn-helix domain-containing protein, giving the protein MASNPIVWLSTAEAAHRLGITSRTLYRFIDEGQLPAYRFGRVIRLKESEVDEFIESCRIQPGTLEHLYPETVGGRPAERVPGE
- a CDS encoding recombinase family protein, whose translation is MQRSAAVYCRISRDAEGEGLGVARQEKDCVAEVKRRGWTLHEVYVDNDLSAYSGKPRPAYCRMMDDVKNGVVNAVVVWAPDRLHRSTRELEDFIDLVDITGCAIVTVSAGVVDLTVPEGRAMARIVGTMARQESEVKSRRLRRKALELAERGRVSGGGNRPFGFNDDRRTIREDEAERIREAARRVLAGDSLYAITADWTAAGVQTSTGVPWSTTSLKSTLTRPRVAGLREYHGTVVGQAEWPAILPEETWRAVSAILNDPSRRRTHPRRAYLLTGGLSVCGECGAPLSAAPRHERTGYKRAYACKKERHGGCGGVSVLADSLEELVVDLVLAAFDSPEFVAAVRRAEAGGEDEAVLASIREDEARLDDLGRMWADGQIDQRGWVAASERINARLVESRARLARIAKRPASAIGDPAVLRAAWPDMSLDRQRSVIGTIVKAVVLHRADRPRTRFNPDRVEIRWRY
- the ybeY gene encoding rRNA maturation RNase YbeY, with amino-acid sequence MTRSTPPPRRRQGPDDGTLEVFAADEQDAEPVDPGRWSDLARAVLEAKGVRGDAELSLLFVDEATMAGLNQRFMGEDGPTDVLAFPIDEGWSEPGRWPDAGTTGPDREPLEPADAPILLGDVVICPAVARRNAGEHGVTYEDELALLVVHGVLHVLGQDHAEPDEAAAMQAEESDLLARFHRGEGDG
- a CDS encoding hemolysin family protein, giving the protein MSGAEILAVVAVVVLLGAAIVMALAETSLTHITRAKASSMEEEGVRGASTLRRLLDHPERVLNPVLLLVLLCHLAIATVVAVVVENRFGAGWVAVAALAELLVIYVVGEAAPKTYALQHTPRAAAAVAPVVGAVAGFPPLRWLTRLLIGISNVLLPGRGRSAGPTVTEEELLAFADVAAEAEVIEDEERALIESIIEFGDTVAREVMVPRPDMISVAASFKIADVMEVVILNGYSRLPVYGEGIDDIVGLVYAKDLMRAERDGRGDLEVRELQRPAQFVPETKRVAELLREMQAEKFHMAIVVDEYGGTAGLVTLEDLIEELVGEIVDEFDVEDPLVEPLPGGDVRVNARMSIDELNDLLHSELPEGDWDTVGGLVYSLLGHVPVEGETVEVDGRTLRAERVQGRRIGRVRITKVASPA
- a CDS encoding DUF3558 family protein, encoding MPRRLAASLLVAALALAACSGDGDSDGDGGDGGTAAGETSSSSATTEATSTSAAAGDAAVPASACELVPTDAVNEATGLTLGPGADIGDERRAVCAFNATESGGVGVTVGIEAGGRFDEKAESSRNALGVDGEAVEDLGDEALFFYSDEDAPEGLGGVLVGIGELTVDVTVQGAGDEDATREASVAIARMAAEEL
- a CDS encoding SAF domain-containing protein, with amino-acid sequence MAGTTRTAEAVISDGTARAGGNGTRRTIRGRRALPGGRAVLGGLLVAVAAVGTFAAYGNATAGPSTSYAVATADLPAGHRVEPADLELRRMDLPASVAGRAFTSADAVVGAVTLAPLAAGELVQAGALVPPGGAPAPAAELSFAVPVDRAVNGTLRPGERVDVLATYGTGGAAHTMVVVRGALLLADDEGEQAIGASTRVLTLALEDPDDVVRVTHAVRAGEVTVVRATTASGATGTIDDYRPGEDG